A stretch of the Lolium perenne isolate Kyuss_39 chromosome 3, Kyuss_2.0, whole genome shotgun sequence genome encodes the following:
- the LOC139837973 gene encoding uncharacterized protein: MAGFSSSGPSDPFESSRSGNSNPFTGPSVTVIRDIPIAERVPVTLSTTSVNFFPWKTYFGLLFREYDLLDHVDSTMDLLAMTHDPEWLAIDTTVIRWFYQTVSNDIFRTVVRDGDSAHTVWAKITGLFTDNKIQRVTFLQQEFFGTHQNDHSLDEYVLKLKSLSDELRDLEFPIDDKIILLITHNRCQPGLKGIY; encoded by the exons ATGGCCGGTTTCTCCTCCTCCGGCCCCTCTGACCCCTTCGAATCCTCCCGCTCCGGTAACAGCAACCCCTTCACCGGCCCCTCCGTCACCGTCATCCGCGACATCCCCATCGCCGAGCGCGTGCCGGTGACGCTCTCCACCACCTCTGTCAACTTCTTCCCGTGGAAGACGTACTTCGGGCTGCTCTTCCGCGAGTATGATCTCCTCGATCACGTCGACAGCACCATGGACCTCCTCGCCATGACGCACGACCCCGAGTGGCTCGCGATTGACACCACCGTCATCCGCTGGTTTTACCAAACCGTCTCCAACGACATCTTCCGCACCGTCGTCCGGGACGGAGACTCCGCGCACACGGTTTGGGCTAAGATCACCGGCCTCTTCACCGACAACAAAATCCAGCGGGTCACCTTCCTCCAGCAGGAGTTCTTCGGCACCCACCAGAACGACCACTCTCTCGATGAGTACGTCCTCAAGCTGAAGAGCCTCTCCGACGAGCTCCGCGACTTGGAGTTTCCAATCGATGACAAGATCAttctcttgataacccacaa CCGGTGTCAGCCGGGCCTGAAGGGAATCTACtga
- the LOC127339558 gene encoding uncharacterized mitochondrial protein AtMg00810-like, giving the protein MAYLLLYIDDIILTASTAGRLRQLTDSLRAEFALKDLGSLHYFLGIEVVRRADGFFLHQRKYAHELLERAGMLNCNHAPTPVDTKAKLSATDGSLASDAPFYRSIVGALQYLTLTRPELQYVVQQVCLHMHDPRDAH; this is encoded by the coding sequence ATGGCCTACCTGCTACTGTACATCGACGACATCATCTTGACGGCCTCCACCGCTGGTCGTCTTCGACAGCTCACCGACAGTCTTCGCGCTGAGTTCGCATTGAAGGACCTCGGCTCGctccactacttcctcggcattgagGTTGTCCGGCGTGCGGACGGGTTCTTCCTTCATCAGCGGAAGTATGCCCATGAGCTTCTCGAGCGTGCAGGGATGCTTAACTGCAACCATGCACCTACTCCTGTCGACACGAAGGCCAAGCTTTCGGCCACTGATGGGTCGCTGGCTTCCGACGCGCCGTTCTACCGCTCCATCGTCGGTGCTCTCCAGTACTTGACGTTGACACGTCCGGAGCTCCAGTACGTTGTGCAGCAGGTGTGCTTGCATATGCATGATCCTCGGGATGCTCATTGA